The Rhizobium rosettiformans genomic sequence GCGCGGAGACGGCGGCAAGGATCGCATCGACGTCGACGCGCCGATCGGTTTCCATGACCGTCACGGGCGTGCCGCCGGCAGCCAGGATCTGGATGCGGTAGAGCAGGAAGCCATGTTCGGTGATGATGGCTTCGTCGCCGGGTCCGAGATAAATGTTGGCGAGCAGAGCCAGCAACTCGCCCGAACCATTGCCGCAGAGGATGTTGGCCGGGTTAAGCCCATGCACCTCGGCGATCGCATCACGCAGCACGCGCGCCTGTCCGTCGGGATAGATCTCAAGCGTTTCAGCCGCCATTCGAAAAGCGTCCATGGCCTTCGGGCTTGGACCCACCGGCGTTTCATTGGACGACAGCTTGAAGACGCGGGAAGCCCCGCCCGCATGGTCCTTGCCAGGAACATAGGCGGCGATCTCCATGACCCCGGCACGGGGTGTCGGCTTCGTCGAGGCGTTCATGAGGCGCATTCCCGGCCATCGGATGGCAAGAGGCCACCCCTTCACATGGGATTGGGATTACTGCGGAAAACGCGCTTTGTCGAGGCTGGCGAGCGCCGCAGCCTGGCGAGGGGACATCCGACACTCTACGCTTTTCAGACCTCGGGAGACCGATTGCGGGTCGTCGGCACGCCCTGTGGTGCGAGCACCGGCGCAAAGACGCGGCGCGAAGCACGCGCGGCAACGGGCAGTCCCTGATAGAGCCGCTTCTGCGCCTCGACGACGATGACACCGGAAAAGGCCGGCCAGAGAACCCGGCCAAGCCGCTCGAAGCCGCGGCGAAGGCGCAGGACTGCACGGATCTTCGACGGCGGGAAGAACAAGGCCTCTGCCGAAGCGCCGGGTGTGAAGTTGGTCTCGCGCAGCAGCGCGGTGAGCTGGCCGCGCGAATAGGGACGGCCCGAACCGAAGGGCGTGTGCTCCATGCGTGCCCAGACACCACGACGATTGGGTACGACGATGACGAGGCGGCCGCCGGGTGCCAGCACGCGCCAGACTTCCTTCAGCGTTTCGCGCGGATTCTCGGCGAATTCGAGGGAATGAACCATGAGAACGCGGTCGACCGAACTATCGGGTAGAGGCAGTTCCTCGTCGAAGACCAGCGCCGTGGCCGAGGGTTCGCCGACCGGCCAGTTCACCGCGCCCTGCCCTGCCGGCATGAAGGCCATGGTGCGCTCGGTGTCGGCACGGAAGCGTTCGAGAAAGGGAATACAGTAGCCGAGGCCTACAAGCCGTTCCTGCGGCAGGCGCGCCCAGACCGAGGAAATCGCCAAGGCAACCGATTGCTCCGCCACTCGGCCGAGCATCGTATAATAAAACTGCCTCAGATCGACGATATCGACATGCATGAACTTATTGTTAGCAGCCCATCCTTGGACTTCAAGCTGCAAGAGGGTACATTCCCGGCAACGAGGTGGGACATAAAAAGCGGGTCGACAATGAAATCACTGCAGATCGAGGTATTCCTCTGCCGAAGTGACAACTTCGGCGTGCTCCTGCATTGCCCGGAAACCGGGGAGACTGCGTCGATCGACGCACCGGAATTCGGTCCAATCGTGGCATCGGCGGAGAAGCGGGGCTGGACGATCACTCATATCTTCACGACCCATCACCACGGTGACCATGTCGAGGCCAATCTGGCATTGAAGGAAAAATACGGCTGCGAGATCATCGGGCCGCGCAACGAGGCGGCGGTGATCCCCGGCATCGATCGCACCGTGGGCGACGAAGACGAGTTCACCTTTGCCAAGCGACCGGTGCGGGTGATCGAGACGCCGGGCCACACGGCGGGGCACATCTGCTACTACCTGCCCGAGGATATGCTGCTCTTTGCCGCCGACACGCTCTTCGCCCTCGGCTGCGGGCGTCTCTTCGAACGATCCGCGCTCGACATGTGGCATTCCCTGCAGAAGCTTGCGGCGCTGCCCGACGAGACCATTGTCTATTTCGGCCATGAATACACACTCTCCAATGCCCGCTTCGCACTGACGGTCGATCCGGAGAATGCAAGGCTCAGATCCCGCGCCGAACTGATCGAAATGCAGCGCAAGCGCGGCGACTTCACCATTCCAACGACCATCGGCCTGGAGAAGGAAACCAATCCCTTCCTGCGCGCCGGCGACCCGGATATCCGGAGCACGCTCGGCATGGAAGGCGCGACTAACGACGAGGTCTTCGCGGAAATCCGCAAGCGCAAGGACTCTTTCTGATGCAGGCAGCCGATATCATCGAAACCCTCGGCATGCAGCGCCATCCCGAGGGCGGCTGGTATGTGGAAACCTATCGGGACGAACACGGCGGGCCCCGGGGCCATTCAACGGCGATCTACTATCTCCTGCAGGCCGGCGAACGGTCTCACTGGCACAAGGTCAAGGATGCCGCGGAGGCCTGGCACTTCTATGCCGGTGCGCCACTTGCCCTGCACCGTTCGAAGGACGGCGTGACGCAGGAGACGGTCGTGCTGGGGCTCGATCTCGCAGCCGGTCAGCGTCCTCAGGCGATCATTGATGCCGATGAATGGCAGGCGGCGGAAAGTCTCGGCGAGTTTACCCTTGTCGGCTGCACCGTAGCGCCCGGCTTCGACTTTTCCGCTTTCGAAATGGCGCCGCCAGGCTGGGCACCGGGCGCATAAGCCCGCCAATCAGACCTCGGACAGCGTCAGCGTCAGGATCACCTGCGCGGCATAATAGGTCACCCAGACAAAATAGGCGGCCATGCCATCGATCGGATGATCGGGGCCCGTCCAGTATTTGCGGATCGTCAGCACGATATCCGAGAGGATGAAAAGCGCCGCGCCGACAAAGGCTAGCGGATTGGCGAGGCCGAGCGTCAGCCAAACAAGCACCATGAACAAGAAGACATAGACGCCGATGGGCAGCGCCAGTCGTCCGGCAGGCTTCCAGATGCGCACAAGCACGCCGAAGGTCAGGATCGCGACAAGC encodes the following:
- a CDS encoding class I SAM-dependent methyltransferase, whose translation is MHVDIVDLRQFYYTMLGRVAEQSVALAISSVWARLPQERLVGLGYCIPFLERFRADTERTMAFMPAGQGAVNWPVGEPSATALVFDEELPLPDSSVDRVLMVHSLEFAENPRETLKEVWRVLAPGGRLVIVVPNRRGVWARMEHTPFGSGRPYSRGQLTALLRETNFTPGASAEALFFPPSKIRAVLRLRRGFERLGRVLWPAFSGVIVVEAQKRLYQGLPVAARASRRVFAPVLAPQGVPTTRNRSPEV
- the gloB gene encoding hydroxyacylglutathione hydrolase — its product is MKSLQIEVFLCRSDNFGVLLHCPETGETASIDAPEFGPIVASAEKRGWTITHIFTTHHHGDHVEANLALKEKYGCEIIGPRNEAAVIPGIDRTVGDEDEFTFAKRPVRVIETPGHTAGHICYYLPEDMLLFAADTLFALGCGRLFERSALDMWHSLQKLAALPDETIVYFGHEYTLSNARFALTVDPENARLRSRAELIEMQRKRGDFTIPTTIGLEKETNPFLRAGDPDIRSTLGMEGATNDEVFAEIRKRKDSF
- a CDS encoding cupin domain-containing protein, whose protein sequence is MQAADIIETLGMQRHPEGGWYVETYRDEHGGPRGHSTAIYYLLQAGERSHWHKVKDAAEAWHFYAGAPLALHRSKDGVTQETVVLGLDLAAGQRPQAIIDADEWQAAESLGEFTLVGCTVAPGFDFSAFEMAPPGWAPGA